In Saccharicrinis fermentans DSM 9555 = JCM 21142, a genomic segment contains:
- a CDS encoding glycoside hydrolase family 117 protein — MKSYLLILLSLTLFTSCIRQKEAKIPDTPFPYTVTQETGDREMSVAMKRSFKNYSAIHPRNNELYSQFKYTPLKGLDYHNHDGTITRRDPSKIIFENGQYYVWYTKRDTPVIPVGAKNAEKANDTIPSTDWDLSEIWYATSKDGFTWKEQGVAVPRPPKPIVGWRSVTTTDILKFKGKYYLYYQGFMEASGLKGDYCPVAVSYADSPDGPWTPTNEIVIPNGPEGAWDQYAIHDPYPLVHNGKIYLYYKSAFNRPGNVWVAGGLAIADHPLGPFKKHPLNPVLNSGHEVTLFPFKEGVAAIVAKDGNEHFTIQYAKDWVNFEIASITEMVPIATGPFVPDAFTNTSDGRGITWGLCHFVNAGQYGVNQHSILARFDCDLSLDVDDPTMKATGIWQAPNIYFQQGLNNLQRERIENQNKLLQK; from the coding sequence ATGAAATCATATCTACTAATCTTACTTTCTTTAACACTTTTCACATCCTGCATTCGTCAAAAAGAAGCAAAAATTCCCGACACGCCCTTTCCCTATACCGTCACACAAGAAACGGGAGATAGAGAGATGAGTGTAGCCATGAAACGTAGCTTTAAAAACTACAGTGCCATTCACCCCAGAAACAACGAGTTGTATTCTCAGTTTAAATATACACCTCTAAAGGGACTGGACTACCACAATCACGATGGAACCATCACCCGACGCGACCCCTCAAAAATCATTTTTGAAAACGGCCAATATTACGTCTGGTACACTAAACGAGACACGCCTGTGATTCCTGTCGGCGCAAAGAATGCAGAAAAAGCAAATGACACCATCCCTTCCACAGATTGGGATCTATCGGAAATATGGTACGCTACCAGTAAAGATGGATTCACATGGAAAGAGCAAGGTGTAGCAGTACCACGACCTCCTAAACCCATTGTGGGCTGGCGCTCTGTTACCACCACCGACATATTAAAGTTTAAAGGAAAATATTACCTATACTATCAAGGCTTCATGGAAGCCAGTGGTCTAAAAGGAGATTATTGTCCTGTAGCTGTGTCTTATGCTGATTCGCCAGACGGCCCTTGGACACCAACCAACGAAATAGTGATTCCCAATGGTCCGGAGGGTGCCTGGGATCAATATGCCATTCATGACCCTTACCCCTTGGTACACAACGGAAAAATATACTTATATTACAAATCAGCATTCAACCGCCCTGGGAATGTATGGGTAGCTGGTGGATTAGCGATTGCTGATCATCCACTAGGTCCATTCAAGAAACATCCTCTAAATCCTGTATTAAATTCAGGTCATGAAGTTACTTTGTTTCCATTTAAAGAAGGTGTAGCTGCCATCGTTGCAAAAGACGGGAATGAACACTTTACGATACAATATGCCAAGGACTGGGTAAATTTTGAGATTGCATCTATTACCGAGATGGTTCCCATTGCCACAGGCCCCTTTGTGCCCGATGCATTTACCAATACATCTGATGGACGCGGAATTACTTGGGGGCTTTGCCATTTTGTAAATGCTGGACAATATGGTGTGAACCAGCACTCTATTTTAGCTCGTTTCGATTGCGACCTAAGCCTTGATGTTGATGACCCAACCATGAAAGCAACAGGTATCTGGCAAGCACCGAATATTTACTTTCAGCAAGGATTAAATAACCTACAACGAGAACGTATCGAAAATCAAAACAAACTCCTACAAAAGTAA
- a CDS encoding glycoside hydrolase family protein gives MPSEKPDFPLSAAAERMFESPAPRAQDNELYTQFKYTRLKGLDYNNGDGTVSRRDPSRPIWVGDRYYLYFQAFNEPSGTKGDWCPISMAYADSPDGPWTRVGKMMVPFGKKGEWDEDQTQDPHPIIYKGKIYLYYKAAYNKWPDIRDKYAVAHGLAIADNPMGPFKKHPLNPVLNSGHETTYFPFKEGIAALAIKDGNEANTIQYAKDGVNFNIAATVELTPTAAGAFTPDAFTGTDYGRGITWGMCHFINAATTRDKQHSIIARFDCDLSLDCNEPSLKSTGVWHRPEVYFKQGLGKLRKKREKTQIENN, from the coding sequence ATGCCAAGTGAAAAACCTGATTTTCCTCTAAGTGCAGCAGCTGAGCGAATGTTTGAATCCCCAGCCCCACGTGCTCAGGACAATGAGCTTTATACGCAGTTTAAATATACGCGATTAAAAGGCCTCGATTACAATAATGGTGATGGTACAGTCTCTCGACGTGACCCTTCTCGTCCTATTTGGGTGGGTGATAGATACTATTTATATTTCCAAGCGTTTAACGAACCAAGTGGTACCAAGGGTGATTGGTGCCCTATTTCAATGGCCTATGCCGATTCACCCGATGGTCCTTGGACACGAGTAGGTAAAATGATGGTTCCCTTTGGTAAAAAAGGAGAGTGGGATGAGGATCAGACCCAAGATCCTCATCCAATCATCTACAAAGGAAAAATATACTTATACTATAAAGCAGCCTATAACAAATGGCCCGACATACGTGATAAATACGCAGTAGCGCACGGCTTAGCCATCGCTGATAACCCAATGGGACCTTTTAAAAAACACCCCTTAAATCCTGTTCTAAATTCAGGACATGAAACAACCTATTTCCCTTTTAAAGAAGGCATTGCGGCTTTAGCCATTAAAGATGGCAACGAGGCAAACACCATACAGTATGCCAAAGATGGTGTTAATTTTAACATTGCAGCAACAGTTGAACTAACCCCTACAGCTGCAGGAGCTTTTACCCCTGATGCTTTTACAGGCACAGATTACGGCAGAGGTATCACATGGGGCATGTGCCACTTTATCAATGCTGCCACAACACGCGATAAACAACATTCTATCATCGCTCGTTTCGACTGCGATTTAAGTCTGGATTGCAACGAACCTTCACTTAAAAGTACAGGTGTTTGGCACAGACCTGAAGTTTATTTTAAGCAAGGCTTGGGTAAACTAAGGAAAAAGAGAGAAAAAACTCAAATTGAGAATAACTAA
- a CDS encoding sodium:solute symporter family protein, which yields MGQIDIIAIFVFTALVFICGMSFSRSGKNMKSFFAAGGALPWWMSGLSLFMSFFSAGTFVVWGSIAYQSGWVAIAIQWTMCIAGLIIGFVIAPKWQKTKALTAAEYITDRLGYKTQKIYTYLFLFISIFSTGAFLYPVAKIVEVSTGIPIYASIVFLGVLILIYTAVGGLWAVIVTDVLQFVVLTAAVLIVVPLSFDAIGGIDHFIAQAPEHFFTFVNEEYSPSFLVAFGLYNLFFIAGNWAYVQRYTSVASPKDAKKVGWLFGGLYAISPLIWMLPPMIYRVLNPDLTGLADEGAYLLMCKEVLPVGMLGLMLGGMVFATSSSVNTTLNISAGVLANDVYKHFKPETSDKQLVMVGKWSTVGLGILTIIIALLVPYFGGIVEVVMSVAALTGGAMFLPPIWSLFSKNQTGKSAITVTLISLATNSFFKFLAPDLLNIELGRAMEMTLGVGLPVLLMAIYEIILIQKQAKPLQYLEYQKRLAAKSTEELGAAEGNKRGARVIGIGVATTGTIILLLSFLAKNETTLVGSMGLIVGIIGSVIIYKNREKKEA from the coding sequence ATGGGACAAATAGATATTATCGCCATCTTTGTTTTTACAGCACTCGTTTTTATCTGTGGGATGAGTTTCTCTCGTTCCGGGAAGAATATGAAATCATTTTTTGCTGCAGGAGGGGCCCTGCCATGGTGGATGAGTGGACTCTCTCTTTTTATGAGTTTCTTTTCTGCAGGAACATTTGTTGTTTGGGGCTCTATTGCCTATCAAAGCGGATGGGTGGCCATCGCCATACAATGGACCATGTGTATAGCTGGACTCATCATTGGTTTTGTAATTGCACCTAAATGGCAAAAGACCAAAGCTCTTACTGCGGCTGAGTATATAACCGATCGATTAGGTTATAAAACACAAAAGATTTACACCTACTTATTTTTGTTTATATCCATATTTTCCACAGGAGCATTTCTATATCCTGTGGCCAAAATTGTTGAGGTGTCTACAGGCATACCCATCTATGCAAGCATCGTTTTTCTGGGTGTGTTAATATTAATTTATACTGCCGTTGGAGGATTATGGGCCGTTATTGTAACCGATGTATTGCAATTTGTAGTGCTAACTGCTGCAGTGCTAATTGTTGTTCCCTTGTCGTTTGATGCCATCGGAGGAATAGATCATTTTATTGCGCAGGCCCCTGAACACTTTTTTACTTTTGTAAACGAAGAATATTCACCTTCGTTTTTGGTAGCATTTGGACTGTATAATCTGTTCTTTATTGCTGGCAATTGGGCCTACGTGCAACGATACACCAGTGTTGCCTCACCCAAAGATGCCAAGAAAGTGGGCTGGCTATTTGGAGGATTATATGCTATAAGTCCTTTGATTTGGATGTTACCTCCTATGATTTACCGCGTATTAAATCCAGATTTAACCGGATTGGCAGATGAAGGCGCCTACCTTTTAATGTGTAAAGAAGTCCTTCCGGTTGGAATGTTAGGATTAATGCTGGGTGGTATGGTCTTCGCCACTTCCAGTTCGGTTAATACTACCTTAAATATTTCTGCCGGAGTGCTGGCCAACGACGTATACAAACATTTTAAACCAGAGACCAGTGACAAACAATTGGTAATGGTCGGAAAGTGGTCAACGGTGGGACTTGGCATTCTAACCATCATCATAGCACTATTGGTACCTTATTTTGGCGGTATTGTAGAAGTGGTCATGAGTGTGGCGGCTTTAACAGGAGGCGCTATGTTCCTACCTCCTATTTGGTCGTTATTCTCTAAAAATCAAACAGGAAAATCAGCAATCACTGTTACTTTAATTTCATTGGCAACAAATTCTTTCTTTAAGTTTTTAGCTCCTGACTTATTGAATATTGAATTAGGTAGAGCCATGGAAATGACCTTGGGTGTTGGCTTACCTGTTCTTCTGATGGCCATCTATGAAATCATACTAATACAAAAACAAGCCAAACCTTTACAGTATCTCGAATACCAAAAAAGACTGGCTGCTAAAAGCACTGAGGAATTGGGTGCTGCCGAAGGGAACAAAAGGGGCGCCCGGGTAATAGGAATCGGTGTTGCCACCACTGGAACCATCATCCTACTTCTTTCCTTTCTGGCTAAAAATGAAACTACATTAGTAGGGAGCATGGGACTTATTGTTGGCATAATAGGTTCTGTGATTATTTATAAAAATAGAGAAAAAAAAGAAGCTTGA
- a CDS encoding FAD-dependent oxidoreductase encodes MIVEKYTTEKRNNKQVQILADFVVVGGGLSGVCAAITAARKGTKTVLVQDRPVLGGNASSEIRLWALGATSHMGNNNRWSREGGVIDEIMVENLYRNKEGNPVIFDTVLLEKVKNEENITLLLNTAVSSIEKADSRKIKSVYAFNSQNSIDYTISAPLFCDASGDGIVAFQAGASFRIGAESKDEFNESFAPDEAYGQLLGHSMFFYTKELDHPVKYVAPSYALKDISQIPRHKIIRKDMTGCNFWWFEYGGRLDTIHETEEIKWELSKVIFGVWDYIKNSGKFEDVENLTLEWVGNVPGKRESRRFEGLYMMKQQDVIKQHCFDDAVAFGGWALDLHPADGIYSTHSGCTQWHAKGVYDIPYRCFVSKDIDNLFLAGRIISASHVAFGSTRVMVTCGFGAQAVGMAASICTEEKMLPAHILENGNIKKLQNELNLAGQSILNTPIASSCNLINQGHVSATSNLVLSEIPANAGWLKLDVSAAQLLPLSADQKYSFNIHVKAEKETKLEVQLRRSESSSNYTPEIILESKNISLKQGEQVIDFGFDATIKENSYAFITFMHNENVSIRESENLYSGVMSVFNGENEKVSNKGKQTPPEGIGVDSFEFWIPKRRPQGKNIAMKITPAIKAFEAQNIGNGYVRPWKMANAWVADLTDKNPTLKIQWDEEKEISEIRLFFDTDYDHAMETVQYGHPEDVIPFCVRNYTIQTLSGDVIKEVKGNYQTIHKIKLENPIRTKQLNIAVEHPSNHVPASIFEVVCR; translated from the coding sequence ATGATAGTAGAAAAATATACAACAGAAAAACGAAATAACAAACAGGTGCAGATACTGGCCGACTTTGTAGTGGTAGGTGGAGGTTTATCGGGGGTCTGTGCAGCCATAACTGCAGCACGAAAAGGAACAAAAACAGTACTGGTACAAGACAGACCAGTGCTTGGAGGAAATGCTTCATCCGAAATACGTTTATGGGCCTTGGGAGCAACATCACATATGGGCAACAACAACCGTTGGAGTCGCGAAGGTGGTGTGATTGATGAAATAATGGTAGAAAACCTTTATCGTAACAAAGAAGGAAATCCTGTTATTTTTGATACCGTTTTGTTAGAAAAAGTAAAAAACGAAGAGAACATCACCCTCCTTCTGAATACAGCTGTTTCAAGTATTGAAAAAGCGGATAGTAGAAAGATTAAAAGTGTATATGCTTTTAACAGTCAAAATTCTATTGATTATACAATTTCTGCCCCCTTATTTTGTGATGCTTCTGGTGATGGAATCGTTGCATTTCAGGCAGGAGCCAGTTTCCGTATAGGCGCAGAATCTAAAGATGAGTTCAATGAGTCCTTTGCTCCAGATGAAGCTTACGGCCAGTTGCTGGGACACTCTATGTTTTTTTATACCAAAGAGCTTGACCATCCGGTTAAATATGTGGCGCCATCATATGCTTTAAAAGATATCAGCCAGATACCTCGTCATAAGATCATCCGTAAAGACATGACAGGATGTAATTTCTGGTGGTTCGAATATGGTGGCCGCTTAGATACTATTCATGAAACTGAAGAAATAAAATGGGAGCTGTCAAAAGTGATTTTTGGCGTATGGGACTACATTAAAAACTCAGGAAAATTCGAAGATGTTGAAAACCTCACTTTAGAATGGGTCGGTAATGTTCCCGGTAAACGAGAAAGCCGCCGTTTCGAAGGTTTATATATGATGAAACAACAGGATGTAATCAAGCAGCATTGTTTTGATGATGCCGTAGCTTTTGGCGGATGGGCCCTGGATCTTCACCCGGCAGATGGAATCTATAGTACCCACTCCGGATGTACGCAATGGCACGCCAAAGGAGTGTATGATATTCCTTACCGTTGTTTCGTAAGCAAGGATATTGATAACCTGTTCCTTGCAGGAAGAATTATAAGCGCCTCTCATGTCGCTTTTGGATCTACCCGTGTGATGGTAACCTGCGGGTTTGGAGCTCAAGCTGTAGGAATGGCCGCTTCTATATGTACTGAGGAAAAAATGCTACCTGCTCATATACTTGAAAATGGAAACATCAAAAAACTCCAAAACGAACTGAATCTGGCAGGACAAAGTATTTTAAATACGCCCATCGCCTCATCTTGCAATTTAATCAACCAAGGCCATGTATCAGCTACTTCAAACCTAGTATTATCAGAAATACCTGCCAATGCGGGATGGCTCAAACTAGATGTATCAGCAGCTCAGTTGCTACCTCTAAGTGCTGACCAAAAATACTCCTTTAATATACATGTGAAGGCTGAGAAGGAAACAAAACTAGAAGTACAATTGCGTCGATCTGAATCATCGTCGAATTACACGCCGGAGATTATACTTGAATCAAAAAACATATCCTTAAAACAAGGAGAGCAAGTCATAGACTTTGGATTTGATGCTACCATCAAAGAAAATTCATATGCTTTTATCACATTTATGCACAACGAAAACGTCAGCATCCGCGAAAGCGAAAATTTATATAGTGGCGTGATGTCTGTATTCAATGGGGAAAACGAAAAAGTATCCAATAAGGGAAAACAAACACCACCCGAAGGAATTGGAGTAGACAGCTTTGAATTCTGGATTCCCAAACGCAGACCACAAGGTAAAAATATTGCCATGAAAATAACCCCTGCCATCAAGGCTTTTGAAGCCCAAAATATAGGAAATGGATATGTAAGACCATGGAAAATGGCCAATGCATGGGTGGCTGATTTGACCGATAAAAATCCTACACTGAAAATTCAATGGGATGAAGAAAAAGAAATTTCAGAGATTAGGCTGTTTTTCGATACTGACTATGATCACGCCATGGAAACAGTTCAATATGGACATCCTGAAGATGTAATTCCTTTTTGTGTTAGAAATTATACTATCCAAACTTTATCTGGGGATGTGATAAAAGAAGTAAAAGGAAATTATCAAACGATACATAAAATTAAATTAGAAAACCCTATAAGAACAAAGCAACTAAACATAGCAGTTGAACACCCATCAAATCATGTTCCTGCTTCAATTTTCGAAGTGGTTTGTAGATAA
- a CDS encoding glycoside hydrolase family 2 protein, which yields MKYIYLIIIAFSIHIYTTAQQPSISLNGRWNFFASNTQTEYEVLANYQIHWDRITVPGNWDVMDKYATYVGKGYYQREFEVPVSWKGRQVYIKFDAVYQTSKVWVNGKQLGEHIGGYTPFEYNISDIVNYDKPNTVLVMADNSYKRGAWWAWGGISRDVSLNVSNDVRMIYQHITAIPDFDANSVKFIFKYKLENNSCKNYKGRIISKTSDKSDPIITKISLDGHQTKTEEVTFENKLSDYELWDFDNPKLYTLNSKLEIKGKVFGSLSNQFGIRKLEARGEQLFLNNKVVRMNGINRIHDHPLYGNTEPDQLVKQDMLDIKSMGCNFARLMHAPLSKNLLNLCDSIGFLIIEEIPVWGNDDPQSFPDNPLTEKWLKEMIERDYNHPCVVGWSVGNELRDSLPNWGKKLLTSAQHDYIVSMLDYIDILDTTRLKTYVSLTCYSEGVNYSNEPIDKVDLICLNSYGNSPQAVRTTHENFPGKPIFLSEVGLNQIGPAPDAMLQDRLIRYMNEMKTYPYLVGISYWCYNDYRSNYKGTPESGFREWGVVDEQRKPKTAYQQLKEIYKNWNQ from the coding sequence ATGAAATACATCTATCTAATAATAATTGCATTCAGCATTCACATATACACAACAGCACAACAGCCTTCTATTTCGTTAAATGGAAGATGGAATTTTTTTGCATCTAACACCCAAACTGAATATGAAGTTCTGGCTAACTATCAAATCCATTGGGATCGCATTACAGTTCCAGGCAACTGGGATGTGATGGACAAATATGCCACATATGTAGGAAAAGGATATTACCAAAGAGAATTTGAAGTGCCTGTTTCTTGGAAAGGCAGGCAAGTGTATATTAAATTTGATGCTGTATATCAAACTTCAAAAGTTTGGGTTAATGGGAAACAATTGGGAGAACATATTGGAGGCTATACTCCTTTTGAGTATAACATCTCGGACATAGTAAATTATGACAAGCCTAATACAGTATTGGTGATGGCTGATAATTCATACAAAAGAGGAGCTTGGTGGGCATGGGGAGGAATTAGTCGTGATGTCTCCCTAAATGTTAGCAATGATGTTAGAATGATCTATCAGCATATTACGGCTATCCCAGATTTTGATGCAAACAGCGTAAAGTTTATCTTTAAATATAAACTTGAAAACAACTCCTGTAAAAACTACAAAGGACGTATTATCTCGAAAACTTCAGATAAGTCAGACCCCATCATTACAAAAATATCTTTGGATGGTCACCAGACCAAAACCGAAGAAGTGACTTTTGAAAATAAACTTTCGGATTATGAATTATGGGATTTCGATAACCCAAAGTTATATACCTTAAACAGCAAACTGGAAATAAAAGGAAAAGTATTTGGTTCTCTCTCCAATCAATTTGGCATTCGCAAACTGGAGGCTCGTGGAGAACAATTATTCCTCAACAACAAAGTAGTCAGAATGAACGGAATAAATCGTATTCACGACCACCCCCTCTATGGAAATACGGAACCCGATCAGTTAGTCAAACAGGATATGCTCGACATTAAGTCAATGGGCTGCAATTTTGCCAGATTAATGCATGCTCCTTTATCTAAAAATTTATTAAACCTATGTGACAGTATCGGTTTTCTAATCATCGAGGAGATTCCTGTTTGGGGTAATGATGATCCTCAATCATTTCCTGACAATCCCCTTACCGAAAAATGGCTAAAGGAAATGATTGAAAGAGACTATAACCACCCTTGCGTAGTTGGTTGGAGCGTGGGCAATGAGTTAAGAGATTCACTACCTAACTGGGGGAAAAAACTTTTAACATCTGCTCAGCACGATTATATTGTTTCTATGCTTGATTATATCGATATCCTAGACACTACACGTCTAAAAACCTACGTCAGTCTCACCTGCTATAGTGAAGGTGTAAACTACAGTAATGAACCCATTGATAAAGTAGACTTAATTTGCTTAAATTCATATGGTAACTCCCCCCAAGCAGTACGTACAACGCATGAAAATTTTCCAGGTAAACCTATCTTCTTATCTGAAGTAGGCCTGAATCAAATAGGACCAGCTCCTGATGCAATGCTTCAGGATAGGCTGATAAGGTATATGAATGAAATGAAAACATATCCTTATTTGGTTGGCATATCTTACTGGTGCTATAACGACTATCGGAGCAACTATAAGGGAACGCCGGAATCCGGCTTTCGTGAATGGGGAGTAGTGGATGAACAGCGAAAACCCAAGACTGCTTATCAGCAATTAAAAGAAATCTACAAAAATTGGAATCAATAA
- a CDS encoding glycoside hydrolase family 2: protein MKYLQITCVILTLFSSINAQNRSNKEQLSLNGNWKFHTIYGEGSNYMNIQETASDLVIDNQDPNVEVQGKWQTSQKGARDTQFYGTDYRQHYFSLTDLQKGGHSDSSYVRFYPHFTKSGYYEVFTKYPFASHLTAQYNINHAGGITTKYVSQRVFCGEWNSLGIYEFNTSHKNYVELTAIVSGTVAADAVMFREISKEKYIRAKEEPKQVYLSNFDDTDWHQLTVPGHWGMLNEYSNYTGIGWYRKTLVLPASWTKNSDERYYLKFGGVYHLSRVYLNGKFMGINRGGFTPFEFDVTEALNFEGKNVIVVQADNSAIVGATWNWGGIIRDVRLTRNKDIRINYQYIHAEPNLKNGTALIKLKVKVENNSSQKRRIQVNAQILNEKRIGTLKGSLEIDPHTSNDIHLETMLKSKDVELWHFDNPKLYQVKTSITEGKTILNQRQDYFGIRKIELTDSQMLLNGEPVRLAGFNRVSEHRFWGSSEPLEVLEKDVDLMKEAGANFMRIMHGTQNEKLIDLCDKKGIMIFEEINVRDLDNDEFRANYYPLAQFEKETNSKLDSENEEILMLDEPYVRLTDKHGISVKEKNYFLAKYWLKGMIERDINHPSIIGWSVGNELNNHYEYAKAAIDYVKKDLDPYRLLTCVSNSGRKKEYTPQTDANTHVDLIMHNMYRWQGDPQEILTTLRTKWPDKPIFISEFGFDPFPSTALDADKEIFSEWINHFRHKNEFVIGTSMWTFNDYRSGYAGTTAEENRVWGVITSWRQKRRLFPRIKKEHAPVKDIEISNIDFEKNTANVRIPVRSVSDYPSHTMRNYKLVYQFKNSKGQTIFDNYILLPDIKPADKEWQGTISWKALPSDLLELRVSLVTPTNYSRFDKTVSFRQAITPEISNIVAGKNAVRIQFNHVPNATEYFVKYTANNEEEKESYKTIDRYIDIKGLEDTKEYSFQLYATNDKGISKASKTVKASTTTKSLPPIIWDAFISNHKLVIGYSSDFNDGIYTIKYGNDEKKLNKIFTSNVRGMLSIDVEAEEKVYFKMKRMTKNGESKWSEIVEVH from the coding sequence ATGAAATATCTACAAATTACATGTGTAATACTAACCCTTTTTAGCTCTATTAACGCTCAAAATCGTTCCAATAAAGAGCAATTATCTTTAAACGGAAACTGGAAGTTTCATACCATCTATGGCGAGGGTTCTAATTACATGAATATTCAAGAAACAGCAAGTGATCTTGTGATAGACAACCAGGATCCTAATGTTGAGGTACAAGGTAAATGGCAGACCTCTCAAAAAGGAGCGCGCGACACCCAATTTTATGGTACCGACTATAGGCAGCACTATTTTTCATTAACTGACCTACAAAAAGGTGGTCACTCAGATAGTTCATATGTCCGTTTTTACCCACATTTCACAAAGTCTGGATACTACGAGGTTTTTACAAAATATCCATTTGCATCTCACCTCACAGCTCAATATAATATAAACCATGCAGGTGGCATCACCACCAAGTATGTAAGTCAAAGAGTATTCTGTGGAGAATGGAATAGCCTAGGTATATATGAATTTAACACTTCCCATAAAAACTATGTGGAGCTCACTGCCATTGTAAGTGGCACTGTTGCTGCTGATGCAGTCATGTTCAGAGAAATATCAAAAGAAAAATATATACGCGCAAAAGAAGAACCTAAACAAGTGTATCTAAGTAATTTTGATGACACTGATTGGCACCAGCTAACGGTACCAGGACATTGGGGAATGCTAAATGAATATTCAAACTATACCGGCATTGGTTGGTATCGAAAAACACTGGTTCTTCCAGCGTCCTGGACTAAAAATTCTGATGAAAGATATTATTTAAAGTTTGGCGGTGTTTATCATCTTTCCAGGGTCTATCTGAACGGTAAATTTATGGGAATAAATAGAGGTGGCTTTACTCCATTTGAATTTGATGTGACCGAAGCCCTCAACTTCGAAGGCAAGAATGTCATTGTTGTTCAAGCCGATAACAGTGCCATCGTAGGAGCTACTTGGAACTGGGGGGGAATCATCAGAGATGTAAGACTGACAAGGAACAAAGATATTAGAATTAACTATCAGTACATCCATGCAGAACCAAATCTAAAAAATGGTACCGCACTGATAAAATTAAAGGTAAAAGTAGAGAATAATTCTTCGCAAAAACGAAGAATACAAGTAAACGCTCAAATTCTCAACGAAAAAAGAATAGGAACCTTAAAGGGCAGCCTCGAAATAGATCCTCATACGTCAAATGACATTCACTTAGAAACAATGCTAAAATCAAAAGATGTGGAATTATGGCATTTTGACAACCCTAAACTTTACCAGGTAAAAACAAGTATTACAGAAGGGAAAACGATCTTAAATCAACGACAAGATTATTTTGGAATACGAAAAATAGAGCTAACAGATTCTCAAATGTTACTCAATGGAGAACCGGTTCGCTTGGCAGGATTTAACCGAGTAAGTGAACACCGTTTTTGGGGTTCTTCGGAACCATTAGAAGTGCTGGAAAAGGATGTGGACCTAATGAAAGAAGCGGGCGCTAATTTTATGAGAATTATGCACGGAACACAAAACGAAAAACTCATTGATTTATGCGATAAAAAAGGAATAATGATTTTTGAAGAAATCAATGTAAGAGATCTGGATAATGATGAATTTAGGGCCAACTACTATCCACTTGCTCAATTTGAAAAAGAAACAAACAGTAAGCTTGACAGCGAAAATGAGGAAATTTTAATGCTCGATGAACCCTATGTGAGACTTACCGATAAACATGGCATATCTGTAAAAGAAAAAAATTACTTTCTTGCTAAATATTGGCTAAAAGGAATGATTGAACGCGACATAAATCACCCCAGCATTATTGGTTGGAGCGTTGGTAACGAATTAAATAACCATTATGAATATGCTAAAGCAGCTATTGATTATGTAAAAAAAGATTTGGATCCCTATCGACTACTTACCTGTGTAAGTAATTCAGGACGGAAAAAAGAATATACTCCCCAAACCGATGCAAATACTCATGTAGATTTAATCATGCACAATATGTACCGTTGGCAAGGTGATCCGCAAGAGATATTAACCACCTTAAGAACTAAATGGCCCGACAAACCTATTTTTATATCTGAGTTTGGTTTCGACCCATTTCCCTCAACAGCCTTGGACGCTGATAAGGAAATTTTCTCGGAATGGATCAACCATTTCAGACATAAAAACGAATTTGTGATTGGAACATCCATGTGGACTTTCAATGATTACAGAAGCGGATATGCAGGTACAACAGCTGAAGAAAACAGGGTGTGGGGAGTAATTACCTCATGGAGACAAAAAAGAAGGCTATTTCCACGCATAAAAAAAGAACATGCACCGGTAAAGGATATCGAAATCTCAAATATTGACTTTGAGAAAAACACTGCCAATGTAAGAATCCCTGTAAGAAGCGTCAGCGATTACCCTAGTCATACCATGCGTAACTATAAATTAGTCTACCAATTTAAAAATAGTAAAGGTCAAACAATTTTCGATAACTATATTCTTCTGCCTGATATAAAACCAGCGGACAAAGAATGGCAAGGTACTATTTCATGGAAGGCATTACCCTCCGACCTATTGGAATTAAGGGTCAGCCTGGTAACACCCACAAACTATTCCCGTTTTGATAAAACAGTCTCTTTCCGACAAGCAATCACACCTGAAATATCAAATATCGTTGCGGGAAAAAATGCAGTGCGAATCCAATTCAATCATGTACCTAATGCTACTGAATATTTCGTTAAGTATACAGCTAATAATGAAGAAGAAAAAGAATCTTACAAAACAATTGATCGTTATATAGATATTAAAGGCCTTGAAGACACCAAGGAATATAGCTTCCAACTATATGCCACAAATGACAAAGGAATTAGTAAAGCATCTAAAACAGTTAAAGCTAGTACAACCACAAAGAGCTTACCTCCTATTATTTGGGATGCTTTTATAAGTAATCACAAATTGGTCATTGGATACTCCAGCGATTTTAACGATGGAATATACACCATAAAATATGGAAACGACGAAAAAAAACTGAATAAAATATTTACCTCAAACGTAAGAGGTATGCTATCGATAGATGTAGAAGCAGAAGAAAAAGTTTATTTTAAGATGAAGCGAATGACAAAGAATGGAGAAAGCAAATGGTCGGAGATAGTGGAAGTCCATTAA